The window TGGTGTTTTTTGTTGAATTTTAAGTGTAAATGCGGTTGAATGTTGTCCTAGACTTCTACGGTCCGTCCCTCTTGATAGTGGTAGTGCAACAACTAGCCTGGATAAAGTAATATATAACTGATAGTAGTAGTGTACCTGGTGCTTTCTGGTTATGATGTTGATGCATTCAAGGATGCCTTCTCTAGGAGTATATTTACTTGAATAGGATGAAAAAGGGTTTCAAAGAATAGTTGCTTGCTAGTTGAGGTGTCATAGCCAAAGCAGTGGCTGAATTTATGAATTCATTAATAAGTCGGCAATTTTGGGATTTTATTACCAAGATGCTCATCTTTTAATGGTCTATAGGGCTACACTTGCCAATTTGTCTTGTTCTAGTTTTGTGACTGGAGTTTTTTTTCCATCTTTATACTCCTCCAGGAAGAAGCTGCTGCAATCAAGGCTGCAGGTCCGGCATGGTACAAGACTATGATCTCAGACAGTGAGTGTTTGGTGTTCAGCATAAGGTATGTGTATTAAGAGGGAATTTTGCATCCCGTTGCGTTTCTTTAAGAAAAATTTTGGTTATGACTAAGTTTATATTAAATGTATGGATTGCTAATCATTATTATATGGTCTAGTAGTTCATGAGGTAGATTTGGTCGACAAACGAAGAGATCTTACGATTGCAAATATGCAGTGATTTTACAGCTAGGGAAACTTTGGAATCATTTGCTACCAATTTGATGCATTGCTTCCAACAGTTTTACGTGATTCCTGCATCGTCAACGACGGCAGTAAGCAACCGCAGCCCAGTATTTGCTCTTGCTCTGATCTGAGTTGACGAAGCCCCCTCTTTTGTCTTCCTTGAGAGATTCATAGAATCTACATCCGATGGTATGTATGACCTGCAAGCACAATCGATCAAATCAATTGCAATTGACGTATTAGAAGTATTCATTGTGTTGAATCTTTTGTTCCGATTTGTTCAGATCACAGAATGCAAGTGGAACCCACGGAATCGCAATGGCCGGTTCATGTTCGTCAGATCACTCTTACCACAGCATGACCTTTAGAGAAATTTCTAACATACTTGAATTGATTTTAATCTTCAAATAAAGTTTTTCTCtgtaatgtaaataacaataatttttAGTAAGTTTTAGAATGCTATGTTGAATCTTATTATTAGATCGTTAAATAGTTATGTTTTTTAATTCTAATCAACTAAATTATCAACCAATTTTTGCATAGTAATATTTTGAGTAGATTTGATTTGGGGATCACTaaacattttttttaaataattcatcAATTATTTCATACTTTTTTATAGGCTTCAACAATTCCATTTCTTTACCAAGAGAGTAATTATGAAAGGGTCCCACCGCATTACATGAATCAACAAGAAATAGCAACCAAACAATAAGAGTGCGTTACGGATGGAGAAAGATTAGCCCTCCATTTGGCTTGGATGGTAGGAGCCACACGTGGCAATCACATGTCTCTCCTCATCCTCGAGCCATTGTGTGAGTCACAAATTAGTGGCAGGCTATCAAGTATGCGCAATCAGACACCCGGCACCCTACCACACACCCATCACTTCCGCCTCCGAAGACCTGTGGTGCGTGTGGGAGTACTGCGCCTCTTCCCTTCTCTCCAGTGTCTGGGAATCCATCGGCGAACAGGTAAGCCATATCCCGCTGGTTTCCATCTCTTCAGGCTTCCGTTCTTGGTAAGGACAAGACTGCTCCTTTTCGGAGAAGTGCAAAGATCCCCGTTTTCTTGGCTGTTTTTTGGTGATTTCTTTTTTCTATCTTTCGTCGATCCGTCATCAAGCCCCTAAAGGATACTTTTTTCGACTGAAAAATTCGAATTGTCTGCGATTATCGATGAAACGTAGGTTTTTTTTAAAGCTTTGCAGGAGCGTGGGAACAGCCATGAGGGTTTTAAGGAAATGAAGGGTGGAGAAAATATAGATTATTTTGCCAAGATTTTGGCTAATTTTGGTTCTCTCTTTTGTCTATTTCAAATGAAAATATGATATTGTCTCTGATTGTGATGGAACATTACTGTTTTAAGAGCTTTTCTATGGCGTTGGAACAGCAATCCAAGCTTTGGAGGACAGAGTGTGTGTAGAAAAACGACGTCTGTTCTTTTGACGAGCGTTAATattttcatttgtttggcttagccTTTAGTGCAAATTTTGTCTCTGGCCCACCGATCCTCTCTTAGATCTCTAAAAGAACGCTTTTTTCTAGTAAAAGATTTGGTATTTTCTCTGAAATTTGATGAACAGAGTAGTTTCTTCTGTTGCAGCTTTGCACGTTGGAGGGCCAATCTGCACTACTGTCTGTGTCACCATAGATGACTTCCTATATGCTCAATGGAGCTGAAGCGCTTACTTTCCCCAAAGGAAGAACTCCAACTGGGTTGGGCTTCAGGGGGTCTTCTCTCAATGGGATATGCCTTCCCAAGATGGGTGTGGTCTCCGTTGGTGGTGGTAGTATGAAGGCCAAATCTTTAGTGCCAGCGTGTGGCCTTTCCTCTTCTAGGCCAGCTTCCCAACCCAGGTTCATTCAGCACAAAAAGGAGGCGTTTTGGTTTTATAGGTTCCTCTCCATAGTCTATGACCACATCATAAACCCTGGCCATTGGACTGAGGACATGAGGGATGAGGCGCTCGAGCCTGCAGATCTATATGATGCAAGGTTGAAGGTGGTAGATGTCGGAGGTGGGACTGGATTCACCACATTGGGCATTGTTAAACACATATACCCCAAGAACGTAACCATCCTGGACCAGTCACCGCACCAGCTCGAGAAGGCGAGGCAGAAGGAGGAACTGAAAGAGTGCACAATCATTGAAGGGGATGCCGAGGAACTTCCCTTCCCGACCGACTCTGTGGATCGGTATATTTCTGCAGGAAGGTAAGATTTCCATGACTTGTTTACAATACGTTTGATAAAACTTTTTTTGAAATGGAACTCATATTTCTAGTGATCCAGTTATAGTCTATTTTGAAGATACTTCTTTCTAGTTTGATTCCTGAGCTTATATTCCTCAGCACATAGGACCACATAGAGCTGTGATTAAGTATGATGATCGAATGACAAAAGTTCTTCTGATTCTTGTTTGTGAATATCTTACGGAGTAGAAAACCTGATAAATTtcattgaaaatttatttttctggaGGTTTTTACATATCTATACTTGAAAAGTTTGGGAATAGTGTATTtgtcattataaattttaatatagcaTATATGTCCCTCTAGATATTAAGATCCTCACATGTATTTTTAGGTAAATAGTCTTTCTATACAAGTCAATAACaattcaaaagaaagaaaataggaGATTTAACCTTAATTGTCAGGACAATCTTTACACTCaggcataaaaaaaataaacattttTAGAGATATGTTCTAGCTAAGATTCTACACTAACTCGTGACTATTAGCAGCTTTCTTAATTCATTTCAAagagatcatggcaagtaatATTATTATATCATATACCGTGGTCTTTGTTTGTTAATGCTTACTTTATGATCAACATCTAGTATTGAGTATTGGCCCGATCCTCAACGTGGAATCAAGGAAGCATACAGAGTGTTGAAACTTGGAGGGTTGGCCTGTATCATTGGTCCTGTATACCCAACCTTTTGGTTGTCACGCTTCTTCGCTGACATGTGGATGCTGTTCCCCAAGGAAGAGGAATATATTGAGTGGTTCAAGAAGGCTGGTTTTAAAGATGTCAAATTGAAAAGAATTGGCCCCAAATGGTATCGTGGTGTCCGTCGTCATGGTCTCATTATGGGCTGCTCTGTCACAGGTGTTAAAAGAGAATCTGGTGATTCACCTTTGCAGGTAATTATTTCTTTCATCAGACATTATTCTAAGCTTTCTTGGCATCAACTGCTTGGTTTTAGTAAAACCTCGACTATCATGTCCACTACCATAGATCATGTTGCATTCATATGTTTCAAGTCATATACTTAGATATGCATCTATGAGTTGGATGCTAATTGAATTTTTTGGTAATAATTTTCAGCATCATGTGAGATTGCGATGGACCTTTTTGTTTACCTTATCATATGTGATGTTGTCACATATTGGATGATACACATCATTAATAATTATTTGAAGTTGTTATCTGATATATGCACCTatgtcctttttattttttaaaaaaattaatataatttatttctgAAATAAAAAATGTGAACGGTTTGAAATATCTACAGTCGAGAATAAAATGAGAGAAACtatttaaaatgataaaacaTGTTTGTGgtgaaaagaaaagggaaaatggAGACTTAAGGAAGCTTTTTAAGATACTACAAAAAAATACATGATAACTCATTTGAAATACTGATATGGGCCTCGATGAATTTCAATGGCCGGTATTTATATAGCATAATCCGCACTGTGAGGATGCCTTTTTTGGAATGATTTGTTAGTGCCTTAAAATTTAGTTAAGTTTATATTCCTACTTTGATCCTCATATATTTTGGATTCTACTGTTGACTCGTGtggaatgattgaaatatttgcaAAAAAATTACGACTGACTTAGCATGGAAATGAGTTGTTATAAGCAAGGCTTCTTAAGAATGAGAGAATGAGCAGTAAATATTGATAACAATAGTGATAACATGGTGGAATTTGAATACCTACCATCCTTAACTTATGTGGCCAAGCCAGAATTGGTTATTGTTATTCTGTTATTTTCTAGCTATGTTTATATATAAAGgtatttatttctcttttttccATTATTGTTTGTTAGTACCAAACTTTTATTGACAACTTTAGCCACTGAGAGCAAAGAATTCCTCAGTTGAAGAGACTTTGACTTGGTAAGAGCAATCATGTGCATCACCTGCACATACTTATTCTGGTTCATAGTGACAAGAGGATTTGATACCTCTTGAGATCGCTTGTTTTGGTTCATAGTAGCAAGAGATTCATAAGGTTAGGAGTTCTTTGTTTCTTCAGCATTTTTTCAGACTTGGAACTGACTTCAAACTTGTCACGATTTGGCATATACATAAGACAACTCTTTCCACAAAATGTTGGGAAAGAACTATAATCTACTTCCATAAGGTGCAGTTCATCAACATCATATAAAGATACCGATAACATTTAATCAGTTGCTTCATAGACATATTACGATTCTCTGGCTAAGAAATTATTGGATCATTCTGCAGCTGGGTCCGAAAGTGGAGGACGTAAAGAAGCCTGTGAATCCATTTGCCTTCCTCCTACGCTTCATTTTGGGTACGGTCGCAGCGACATATTATGTCTTGGTGCCGATCTACATGTGGATTAAAGATCAGATTGTCCCCAAAGGGCAGCCTATATAGAGCAGTAGCCTTGATCCTGCGACGAACATCACAGTCCAAGATAATAATCCATTGCATGTAATATTTTGTTTTAGATCTTTTAAGTTGTTCCTTGTTAAGTTTGGACAGATGTTCTTTGTTAAGTTTGGACAGCTTGTATCAGTCAGAAATTAAGGCATGCATCTCCTACGAGAAACACTTAAATACTCATCGGGGAATTTCTTCTTTGTTCTGATATGtagcaaaattattttattatccaGCATTAGGCCTTTAAATTTAATAGTGGTAGTAAATTTTTCACTGTTGGAGAATGTGTTTGTTCCATAATTTTACAACTTCTCTGATCTTTTTCTCTCGTACAGTTCTCCGTAGGTATCCAAATGAAAAACAAATCTGTGGGGTGCCAACCATATATCAAAATGAATAGATTGCTCAAAATGTTGTGTTgtgttttgttattattattattatttggaaatatgggattttttttttatgtacatATGTTCTCAAAAGGTCATGTTATTTTCTCATCAGCTTCGTCTCTAAATGGTGCAATACCAAGGAGTAATCATCAAAACTTAATAAACAACATAGTATTTTAATCTGGTTGTAATATTGGTTGAACAAATGCAATGTATTTTATGGTTGAATAAATACAGTGTTAATaatttcatgatcaaaatttttcTTGAATGTGTAATGGTAGGTGACTGACACACCTAATCGATCCCACTTAGAACTGGTTTGAGAAGACTTTTATTTGTTCATCTTGTTCTCTTAGATGATTCAAAAGTCATTTCTTTCCCTTCTAGATTTCTTATGAACCTTGATGAAGTCAGACGTCAAAATAGTCTCCGAGAACACATACCATCACTCCCTGGTCTATAAAAGGTCAAGGCATGGTTATGGTTTCCCCTCGTCTCATTCCACCATCCAAACCTCTAGACCATTTCTCCGCTTGTTCTGGTATGGATCTTATGTCGGAGGACCAAATCATGGAGTTCAAGGAAGCCTTCTGCCTCTTTGACAAAGATGGAGATggttctctctgtctctctctctcagtttttattttttatg of the Musa acuminata AAA Group cultivar baxijiao chromosome BXJ3-2, Cavendish_Baxijiao_AAA, whole genome shotgun sequence genome contains:
- the LOC103975699 gene encoding 2-methyl-6-phytyl-1,4-hydroquinone methyltransferase 1, chloroplastic, producing MTSYMLNGAEALTFPKGRTPTGLGFRGSSLNGICLPKMGVVSVGGGSMKAKSLVPACGLSSSRPASQPRFIQHKKEAFWFYRFLSIVYDHIINPGHWTEDMRDEALEPADLYDARLKVVDVGGGTGFTTLGIVKHIYPKNVTILDQSPHQLEKARQKEELKECTIIEGDAEELPFPTDSVDRYISAGSIEYWPDPQRGIKEAYRVLKLGGLACIIGPVYPTFWLSRFFADMWMLFPKEEEYIEWFKKAGFKDVKLKRIGPKWYRGVRRHGLIMGCSVTGVKRESGDSPLQLGPKVEDVKKPVNPFAFLLRFILGTVAATYYVLVPIYMWIKDQIVPKGQPI